The Pirellulales bacterium genome includes the window CGGTATCGCGAGCGCTGTCGAACGCGATATCGTCTGGCCGGGTGGGCCACGCGTATTTGTTCACCGGCGCGCGGGGAGTCGGCAAGACCTCGACTGCGCGCATTTTGGCCAAGGCGCTTAACTGCGAGCGGGGACCAACCCCTACGCCGTGCAACGCCTGCGACATCTGCCATTCGATCAGCAGCGGCGAGGATGTGGACGTGCTGGAGATCGACGGGGCGAGCAACCGCGGCATCGACGAGATTCGCGAGTTGCGACAGAACGTGAACATTCGACCGAGTCGATCGCGCTACAAGATTTACATCATCGACGAAGTTCACATGCTCACGAACCCGGCATTCAACGCGCTGCTCAAGACGTTGGAAGAGCCACCGGAGCACGTGAAGTTCATCTTTTGCACCACGGAAGCCGAGAAGATCCCGATTACGATCTTGTCGCGCTGCCAAAGGTTCGACTTCGCGGGCATCGAAACCGGCTCGATCTCGCGACGGCTGGCGCTGATCGCCGAGACCGAAGGGGTGGAAGCGGAGCCGGAGGCGCTGGAGCTATTGGCGCGGCGCGCGGCGGGATCGATGCGCGACAGCCAGTCGCTGCTAGAGCAACTGCTCGCGTTCGGTGGCCGCAAGATCTGCGTGGCGGACGTGCATGCCATGCTGGGGACGGCCGCCGCGGGGCGCGTGGGAGAATTGGTCGCGCATCTGGTGGATGGCGACGCCGCCGGCGTGCTAGGCGACTTGGACCGAGCGCTTGACGAAGGGGTGGACATTGGCCAGTTGACGCAGCAGTTGCTGGGCTTTTTTCGCGATGCGCTGGTCGCGGCCGTGGGGGTGGCGCCGAGCGGTTATCTGCACACGGTGGCCACCGAAGAAGCGCTGGTGGGGCGAACCGCGAAAAGCCTAGGAGTCGAAAGTATTCTGGCCGTGATGCAGATATTGGATCACGCGCTGTCGCGGATGCGATTCAGCACGCAACCGCGCGTGGTCGCGGAACTGGCGCTGGTTCGCATCGCTCGCTTGGAGCACCTGGCCGAGTTGGCCACGTTGATCCAAACGGTTCGCGAGCAGCCCAACGCGCTGCTCTCTGCTGACGCCGGCGGCGCGGTGGTTCATGCTGTCAGCGCCAGCACAGCGGCGGACGACGAAAAAAAAAAGCCGCCCGAGACGGTAGCGGCTGAAACCGAGACGCCCACATCGGGGACGCTACAGGAATCGTTGACGGCGGAATCGGTCGAACACATTTGGCGGCGGGCCATCGATTCGTTGCAGGACACGGTGGCCGATTTCGCGCGTGGATTT containing:
- the dnaX gene encoding DNA polymerase III subunit gamma/tau, with the translated sequence MSNTTASDDTARTDSSPAGADYVVVARRYRPQTFADLVGQEPVSRALSNAISSGRVGHAYLFTGARGVGKTSTARILAKALNCERGPTPTPCNACDICHSISSGEDVDVLEIDGASNRGIDEIRELRQNVNIRPSRSRYKIYIIDEVHMLTNPAFNALLKTLEEPPEHVKFIFCTTEAEKIPITILSRCQRFDFAGIETGSISRRLALIAETEGVEAEPEALELLARRAAGSMRDSQSLLEQLLAFGGRKICVADVHAMLGTAAAGRVGELVAHLVDGDAAGVLGDLDRALDEGVDIGQLTQQLLGFFRDALVAAVGVAPSGYLHTVATEEALVGRTAKSLGVESILAVMQILDHALSRMRFSTQPRVVAELALVRIARLEHLAELATLIQTVREQPNALLSADAGGAVVHAVSASTAADDEKKKPPETVAAETETPTSGTLQESLTAESVEHIWRRAIDSLQDTVADFARGFDKVELQGPNRLVVSFREQNSYNRKMCQMPEKQARLERAVAESSGQRVRLEFVLTPDPVGTTNAGQTATRVPPSRERLQDKAEHPMIRRAADLFGARPTRIDEPRN